The sequence CGGGGGTCAGGGGAGCGGGAGCGGCCACGGGAGGGGGAGGGGGGACGGGCACGGAAGGGGGGGCGGCCACGGCCGGAGGGGGCCCGGGGGCCGGCAGTACTGTCCCCGCCGTCTTCAAGAGGGCGGAGATGTCCTCCCCCGCGTCGGCGATGACGCCGATGAGGGTGCCCACGGGTGCCTTGCCCCCCGCCGGAACCAGGACCTTGCGCAGGATCCCCGTCCCCAGGGCCTCCATCTCCATATTGGCCTTGTCGGTCTCGATCTCGGCCAGGACGTCCCCCACCTTAACGGGGTCGCCCTCCTTCTTGCTCCATTTGACGATGGTCCCTTCCTCCATGGTCGGCGACAGCTTGGCCAGCACGACCTTGCTCACCGTCACCGGTAGAGCACCTGATGCACGGCATCGACGACCTTCTCGGGCTGGGGAAGGTAGGCCCGCTCCAGGGTCTTCGCGTAGGGCATGGGCACATCGGCCGCGGTCACGCGGAGGACGGGGGCGTCCAAGTCGTCGAAGCACTCCCGCTGCACGCGGTCCGCGATCTCCGCCCCGAACCCCGCGTAGCGCCAGCCCTCCTCGACCACCACACAGCGGTTCGTCCGGCGGACGGACTCGAAGATCAGGTCCTCGTCGAGGGGACGCAGCGTGCGCGGATCCACGACTTCGACCTCGATCCCGTCCTTGGCCAGGAGGTCGGCGGCGGCGAGGGAGGTCACCACGGAGCGGCTCCAGGCCACGATGGTCACGTCCTTCCCGGCACGCTTGACCTCGGCTAGGCCAAGCGGGATGTGGTACTCCTCGTCCGGGACCTCGCCCTTGAAGTTATAGAGGACTTCGTTCTCCATGAAGATCACCGGGTTGTCGTCCCGGATCGCGCTCTTCAGGAGGCCCTTGGCATCGCGGGGCGTGGAGGGCATGACCACCACCAGCCCGGGGATATGGACGAACCAGCTCTCGAAGGCCTGGGAATGCTGGGCCGCCACCTGGGCCGCGGCCCCCGAGGGCCCCCGCAGGACCATGGGGCACCGGATCTGGCCGCCCGACATGTAGCGGTACTTGGCCGCGTGGTTCACGATCTGGTCCAGGGCCAGTATCGAGAAATTGAAGGTCATCATCTCGGCCACCGGACGGAGGCCGATGAAGGCCGCTCCCACCGCCACCCCCGCGATGGCCTCCTCCGCGATGGGCGTGTCGCGCACCCGCCACTCCCCGAACTCGGCGAGCAAGCCCTGGGTGACCTTGTAGGCTCCCTGGTAGGCGCCCACCTCCTCGCCCAGGAGGAACACGTTGGGGTCGCGGGCCATTTCCTCCTTGAGGGCCTGGTTGAGAGCGTCGCGCATGGTCAGGACGGCCATGGTCAGCTACCGACCCTGGCCGGGGAGGCCACGGGCAGCTCCTCCGGAACGCGGTCCTCGCGGACGGCCGCGCGCCAGGCGGGGTCCTTCTCCGCGGCTTGCATGTTGATGTAGGGAGAGCGCACGTAGACGTCCTCGTAGAGCGACTCCGGGGGAGGAAAGGGACTCTCCTCCACGAAGCGGACGGCTTCGTCGATCTGGGCCAGCACCTCCTTGTCCGCCGCTTCCAGCTCGGCGGCGGAGAAGCGTTCCTGCTCCAGGAGCCGCTTGCCGAACTGGTGGATGGGGTCGTACTGCATCATCTGCTCGACCTCTTCCTTGGTGCGGTACTTGCCCGGGTCGGACATGGAGTGACCCCGGTACCGGTAGGTCTCCATCTCTACCAGGCTGGGGCGCTTGTCTTTCCGGGCGCGGTCGATGGCCTCCGCGAGGGCGTCGCGCACGGCCAGGAGGTCCATCCCGTTCACGTCCCGGCGGGGCATGCCGTAGGCCGATGCGCGCTGGTAGAGGTCCTTGACCGAGGAGGCCCGGTCCAGAGCGGTACCCATTCCATACCGGTTGTTCTCGATGATGTACACCACGGGAAGGTCCCAAAGCGCGCTCACGTTCAAGGCCTCGTGGAAGGCCCCCTCGTTCACGGCCCCGTCCCCGAAGAAGCAAAGGCAGACCTGGTCCGTGCGCCGGAGTCGGATGCCGTAGCCGATGCCTGCCGCCACCGGCAAATGTCCGCCCACGATGCCGTCTCCCCCGAAGTTTCCGCGGGGCACGTCGTAGAAGTGCATGCTTCCGCCCTTGCCGCGGCTGATACCGGTGGACCGGCCGCACAGCTCAGCGAGCAGAGGACGGGGGTCCGTGCCCCGGGCCAGCGCGTAACCGTGGTCCCGGTAGGACGTGATGAAGTAGTCGTCGGGACGCAGCAGGCTCATCGCCCCCACCCCCACCGCCTCCTGACCGATGTAGAGGTGGAGGAAGCCGCCGATCTTGCCTTCGACGTAGAGCTGGGCACAACGCTCCTCGAAGCGCCGGATCAGGAGCATCGACCGGTAGAGCGCGAGCGCCTCTTCTCTGTTCATGGGGGATTCCGCAACGTGTGCACGAGTGTTTTTACCCCATAGCTCCCCACGAGTCAACGAATTGGGGCATGTTATCCTCCTCTTATGGGCTTGGTCGCGGGCGTGCTCGGGACCCTGGTGGAGGTGCAGAACCTGGCCGCGGCGGCCGTGCTGACCGCCTTCTTCGCCCTCGCTCTGCGCTCCCTCAGCCTGCTTTTCCTGGACCCCCGCTGTGGCTCCGTCCTGCTCGCGGGCCGCGTGCTGGGAGGCGGCCTCTTCCTGGCCGGGGGTGTGGTCTACACGCTCTTCGCCGCCCCCCGCCTGGTGTGGGGCCTGGGAGCGGCGGGAGCGGCCCTCCTCGTGGCTGGCCTCGTGCTTTCCACACTGGCCGTGCGCTCGCGCCGCCGCCGGGGGCCTCCCGGTCTGGTCTCGTTGGCGGTGCAGATCGGCCTGCTCCTGGCCCTCCTCCTCATCGCCACCGTCACCCTGATGCGCGCCGGCTTCCTGGCCCTGACCGAGGACCGGCCGGTGATGCTCGTGGAGGTGACGGGCGAGACGCGGATGGAGCTCGTGCGCTGGGCGGCCCCAGACCAGCCGGTGCGCGACGAAGCCCTGGACACGCACCGCGTGGTCTTCCGCGACCCCGCGGGGGCGGCGGTGGCCGAGGCTTGGATCTACGGGGACGAGGTGGCGGTCAAGGGGCGGGTGCTACGGCTCGCGCCCATCCTCAACGCCGCCGGCGTACCCAACCTGTTCGAGCTGCAGTTCGCGCACAACGGCTACCGGACGCCGGACAGACACAACGAGCTCCCGCACCAGGCGGTGCCCTTGCCTCCTAGTGGGCCGCTCGCCGTCCATCCTTGGTGGCGCGGTCTCCAGCGGCGGCTCCTCGCGCGCTGGGAGGCGGGTGCCGCCACGGGCTCGGATTGGGCAATCCGCTCCGCCACCACGGAGTCGACCTACTTTCCCCTGACCGACGCCGAGGGCCGGCCCTCCCGGGGCTCTTACCGGTTGGTTCTCACCCCGGGCGGCCTGACCTCGGGCTGAGGGCGGGACCGGGCTGTTGCGCGGAGCCCCCGCCCCGCGGGGACGGCTAGCGAGGGGGGTGGACCGCTAGCCAGACCCCGGCCGCGCTCAGGATGGACCCCAGCAGAAACATCGCGAGGATGGTCAGGGCGAAGGTCGTGTCCGCCGAGGCACCCCCGAGCACCGTCTCCGCCTCCACCGGCGAGAGTTCCTGGAAATCCTGGCGTCCCGAGAAGTGGATCCGGACGTCGCCGCGCAGCATGTGGACGAGGATGGTGGCCGAGGCCAGCGTGTAGGCACAGGTGAGGAGGCCGAGACCGGCGATTCCGATCTGGACGACGCGGGCCCAGCCGCTGCGGGACCAGAGACCGAACGCCATGACCCCGCAGAGGAAGGCCAGGGCGAGGCCGGCTCCCGCGGCCGCGATCGCCCAGTCGCTCTGGAGCCCGGAGAGGGTGGCGGCGCCGAGTCCGGCCAGGGCGTAGACGACGGCGGATAGGAGCCAGAGACTGGCCAAGGTGGTCACGGTCAGAGGGCGGGGAATGGCCCCGGAGGCTCGGCCCGCGGGTCGGGCCTCCCGTTGGGGTGGGGACGGTTTCGGGGGCGGGACCGGCCGGGCGCGGGCCCCCGGCTTCAGCTCCCCCATGTCTTCCGGGGCCATCACCACCGTCCCCGTCACCTCTTCGGGAAGGACCTCGAGGATCACCTCTCCCAGACGGATCAGGTCGCCCGGCTGGAGCCCTGCGCGCTCCACCTTGCGGCCGTTGACGAAGACGCCATTGGCGCTGCCCGAGTCGCGGATGGCCAGGCCGTCGGGTCCGGCCTCGATGACCGCGTGGCGGCGCGAGCACTTCACGTCGCTGAGGACGAGGTCGCAGGTGGGGTCCCGGCCGAGGACGGCCATGGTCCCCTGGAGCACGACCTCGTGGCGGTCGCCGCTCGGGTACTTGATCTCGAACTTCATCGGTGCCCGGATTCTAGCAGGATCGCGTAGGCCAGGCGGATGAGCGCTCTCGACTTCGCCGCCGGGCAGGGGTAGCATCCGGTCGCCAAGGGAGAAGAGGCCTTATGCTCACGGCGGACCCGCAGCGACGGGCGGCCACGCTCGCCGAGGTCACGGAGATCTTGAGGCGCGAGGCCGCACCCGAGGACCGGGACCTCCTCCTGGCCTTGGCCCCCGTGGTGTTCGCGGAGATGCCCGATCGCCTGGCCCTGGGCCTCGCCCCCTCCGCCCTGGCCGCGCGCATCCGATCCCATTTCCGTTTCATTGCGCGGGAGATCCCGCCCGCTTTTCAGCTCTACCGCGGCCTGCCCGGGATCCACGTCTGGGCCCGCAACCCGGGCGAGTCGGAGGCGGTGGCCATGGGTGGCGGCCAGGGCCTGCCCCTCGAGACCACCGTCATCGAGACCCACAGCGCCGACACCCCGTTCATCTTCGACGGCCTCAAGAACTACTTCCGCAAGGCGGGGCTCCGCGTATTCTCCGCTATCTGCCCGGTCTTCACCGTCCGTCGCCAATGGGAGCGGATCGTCTGGATCGGCGGGCCCCACGACGAGGGCAGCAAGGAGTGCTATTGCCATTTCCAGATCGAGCCCGTGGAGTCCAAGGAGCGGCTCCGCCGGATCGAGCACGAGATCTACTCCGTCCTGAAGGCAGTGTTCATGGCGGTGGAGGACTTCCCGGACATGGTCCGGACCTGCCGCGAGATCGGCCCCCGCCTGCGCAGCCGCAAGCCCGGAGACCTGGAGTCCGCCCGGGCCTTTCTGGACTGGCTCCTCGACGACAACCACATCCTGATGGGTACCATCCGCTACCGGCTGGGGCCGGATCGCCTCCTCGAGCGGATCGACGAAACCGCCACCGGCGTCTTCAACGACACCACCCTTCTCCCCGTGGTCTTTCCGGGGTGGGTGGAAGAAGTGGAGACCCACCTGCACCCGGCGCCCGGCGACGACCGCATCATCGACATGGACTACTGCAACAACGCCTCCGCCATCTATCACCTGGAGCCGATCGACGACATCGTGGTCCGCGAGTGGGGCCCGGGCGACACCCTGATAGGGGCGACGGTTATCCTGGGGCGCTTCGCCCGGGCCGCATTCGCCCAGCGTGCGGATAAGATCCCTCTCATCAAGGACAAGCTGGACTGGCTGCTGCGGGAGAGCGGGGCCGACCCGAACTCCCACGCCTGGCGGGAGATCCGGGCCGCCTTCAACCGTATTCCCAAGACCGAGCTCTTCTACGCGGACGTGGCTGATCTCAAGGAGATCATCAACCGCATCGTGTACTTGACGGGGGACGACGAGATCGCGGTGCACTGCCGCAAGGGCTCGGGCTATGTGGCCCTCTACATCGCCTTCTCGCGTCTTCGCTATTCGTACCAGACGGAAGAGGCCCTGCGGGCCGGCCTGGGCGACTCCTTTGGCCCCATCTCCTTTGGGACTTCGGTCGACCTCGGCAACGTCACCCTGTTCCTCTTCTACTTCGACGCCGCCAAGCTGGACCGACCGATCGAGCCGGATGCGGTCCAGCGGCTCACCGCCCCCCTCGTGACCACCTGGGAGGACCGGGTGGCGGCGGCGGTGGAGAAGGAGTTCGGGGAGCGGGAGGGCCGACGGCTCTTCCGCCGCTACATCCGGCTGGAGAGCCGCAGCGGACTCTACCGGGAGTCCACGCCCGCGGAGCAGGTGCCGGACGACGTCAGGCACCTGGAGAACCTGGAGGGGCGGCTCGAAATCCGCGTCATCCACCGTTCCGCGGGGGTGGTGGCCCTCAACCTCTACTCGGTGCGCGCCCTGGGCCTGACCGACATCCTGCGCACCCTCCACAATCTCGGGCTCACGGTGACGGAGGAGCTGCGCATCCCCCTGGCCCTGCCCGAGGGGCGCAAGTGCTTCCTTTACCGCTTCGACATGGAGGCCACGCCGGAGCGGATCGCGGCCTTGCTGGAGGGCGAGGAGCGCTTCGCGCGCGCCCTGCGCGCCCTTGACGAGGAGCGGGCCACGGACGACCCCTTGAATGGGCTGATCCTCCAGGCGGGTCTGGGCTGGCGGGACGTGGAAGTCCTGCGTACCCTCCGCAACCACCTCCTGCAGGTCCGGCCCTACTACAACGCGGACACCGTGAACGGCGTGCTCCTCCGGAACAGCGGGGTGGCGCGAGCCCTTTTCCAAGCCTTCGCGGCTCGCTTCGATCCCGGCCTCCCCGCCGACCGGGCGGCCGCCATCGCCGCCGCGGAGGCGGGGGTGGGCAAAGCCCTGGAGGCCGTGGGCAGTCTGACCGAGGACGAGATCCTTCGGGCCCTCGACAACCTGGTGCGCTGCGCGCTGCGCACCAACGTCTACCAGCGGCCCGAGCGCCCCGTCTTCTCGATCAAGGTGGATAGTCGCCGCGTGGAGGGGATGCCCTCCCCCCGGCCCCTAGTCGAGGTCTACGTCCACTCCCGGCTCCTGGAAGGGATCCACATGCGGGGAGGCAGGGTGGCCCGGGGCGGCATCCGCTGGAGCGACCGCCACGACGATTTCCGCACCGAGATCCTGGGTCTCATGAAGACCCAGATGGTCAAGAACTCGATCATCGTGCCCGTGGGGTCGAAGGGGGGCTTCGTGCTCAAGGGGGAGGTGCCCGGGCGCCCCGCCCTGGACGCCTACCTCGTCGACCGCTACCGGGAGTTTGTCTCCGGGCTTCTCGACGTGACGGACAACATCGTGGACGGCAAGGTGCTCCACCCTCCCGAGGTCGTGCGACACGATGGCGATGACCCCTACCTGGTGGTGGCCGCCGATAAGGGCACGGCCCACCTCTCCGACACCGCCAACAGCGTGTCCGCCCAGTACGGCTTCTGGCTGGGCGACGCCTTCGCTTCCGGGGGGAGCGCAGGGTACGACCACAAGAAGATGGGCATCACGGCCCGGGGGGCCTGGGAGTGCGTGAAGCACCACTTCCGCAACTTGGGGCGGGACATCCAGCGGGAGCCCTTCACCATGGCCGGCATCGGCGACATGTCGGGGGACGTCTTCGGCAACGGCGCCCTTCTGAGCCGGGCCACCCGGCTGGTGGCCGCTTTCAACCACGTCCACATCTTCCTCGACCCCGACCCCGATCTGGAGCGGAGCTTCAAGGAGCGGGAGCGCCTCTTCCACCTCCCCCGCTCGTCCTGGCGCGACTACGACGCCTCCCTCATCAGCAAGGGAGGCGGGATTTTCGACCGCTCCGCCAAGGCCATCCACCTCTCCCCGGAGTTGAAGAAGCTGCTCGAGATCCAGGCGGACGCGGCCAGCGGCGAGGAGGTGATCCGACGCATCCTCACCGCGCGGGTGGACCTGGTCTACAACGGCGGCATCGGCACCTACGTGAAGGCGGCGAGCGAGGACGACGCCGACGCGGGGGACCGGACCAACGATCGGGTGCGGGTGGTGGCCCGGGACGTGCGGGCGTTGGTGGTGGGGGAGGGGGGCAACCTGGGATTGACCCAGAAGGCCCGGCTCGAGTACTGGGCCGGAGGCGGGCTCCTCAACACCGACGCCGTCGACAACTCCGGGGGAGTGGACACCTCCGATCACGAGGTGAACATCAAGATCCTCCTGGACATGCTCATCAAGAAGGGCGTGGTCAAGGGCCGCGAGGAGCGGAATCACATCCTGGCCGAGATGACGGAGGAGGTGGCGGCCCTGGTCCTGGCCGACAACGACAACCAGGCCCTGGCCCTCACCCTGGACGGGGTGCGGAGCGCGAAGCGCTACGAGGAATTCGTGAACATCATCGACGACATGACGGGGGCGGGGGTCTTGAGCCGCGCCGACGACGCGGTGCCCAGCCGGGAGGAGCTGCTCTCCAGCCCCCACCGGGAGCGGGGTTTGCCCCGCCCGCTCCTCGCCGTGCTCCTCGGCCACACCAAGATGTTCGCTTTCGAGATGCTTATGGAAACCGGTTTCCCGGACAGTGCCGCGGGCGGTCCCTTCCTGGAGGCCTACTTCCCGCACCGGCTGCGCGAATCCTTCCGGGAGCACTTCGATGCCCACGTCCTGCGGCGCGAGATCATCGCCACCGCGGCCGTGAACCACCTCGTCAACAAGGCCGGGATCTCCCTTCTCTCCCGGGTCATGGCCGCGTCCAAGGCGGGGGTGGGGGAGGTGGTCACCGCCTACGTCGAGGTGGAGAGGGAGGCGGGGGCGGACGAGCTCCGGGAGGCGGTGCTCTCGGCGGGCTTGGCGGCGGGCGAGCAAGGGGCGCTCCTCGAGATCGAGGAGGCGCTGGAGGACGCGGTCCGCGATCGGCTGGAGGGTAAAAAGAAGACCGAAGCCGGCAAGGTGTTGAAAGCGATCCGGGGCCGCCTCAAGCTGTGAAGGGGGCGGGAGCGCACGGGCGGCTTTGGCCTTTCCGCGCCGGCGGGTGGCGTCGGGCCGACGGCGGTCAAAGGACTCGCCGCGCCGCGGAGGTCCGGGCAGGGTGAGGGTCGAGGGCACGGCGGCACGCCCCCATGGGAGAGAGAGATGAACGACTACGCATCCTCGCTGATGGCGGACGTCAAGGCCAAGAACCCCGCGGAACCCGAGTTCCACCAGGCCGTCCAGGAGGTAGCGGAGTCCCTGGCTCCGGTTCTGGACCGCCATCCCGAATATCGCCACAGCAAGATCCTGGAGCGGATCGTCGAGCCGGAGAGGGTCATCCTGTTTCGCGTGCCGTGGCAGGACGACCAGGGCCAGGTCCGAGTCAACCGGGGCTTCCGCATCGAGATGAACAGCGCCATCGGGCCTTACAAGGGCGGGCTCCGCTTCCATCCTTCGGTCAACCTGGGGATCCTCAAATTCCTGGCCTTCGAGCAGGTTTTCAAGAACTCGCTCACCACCCTCCCCATGGGTGGGGGCAAGGGCGGATCCGACTTCGACCCCAAAGGGAAGAGCGACAACGAGGTCATGCGCTTCTGCCAGAGCTTCATGAGCGAGCTCTTCCGCCATATCGGGCCCAACACCGATGTGCCCGCGGGGGACATCGGGGTGGGGGGCCGGGAGATCGGCTATCTCTTCGGCCAGTACAAGCGCCTGCGCAACGAGTTCGCGGGCGTCCTCACGGGCAAGGGCCTGAACTGGGGGGGCTCCCTCATCCGGCCGGAGGCTACCGGCTACGGCTGCGTGTACCTTGCCTCCGAGATGCTGGCCACGCGCCAGCAGACCCTTCAGGGCAAGACCTGTCTGGTCTCCGGTAGCGGCAACGTGGCCCAGTACACGGTGGAGAAGCTCATCGAGTTGGGGGCCCGCCCCCTGACCCTCTCCGATTCCGGCGGGTACATCTACGACGAGAAGGGGATTGACCGGCAACGCCTGGCCTTCGCGATGGAGCTCAAGAACGTGCGCCGGGGGCGGATCAAGGAGTACGCGGAGAAGCACAAGGGCGTGGTCTATACCCCCTTCGACGCTAAGTCGGACCATAACCCCCTCTGGAACCACCGCGCAGACTGTGCGTTCCCCAGCGCCACCCAGAACGAGATCAACGGCAAGGACGCGGCCAACCTCTTGCGGAACGGCGTACAGGTGGTCTCCGAGGGAGCCAACATGCCGACCAACCTAGACGGTGTGGTCCAATTCGTGGAGGCGCGGATCCTCTACGGCCCCGGCAAGGCCGCCAACGCGGGGGGGGTGGCCGTCTCCGGCCTGGAGATGGCCCAGAACAGCATGCGCTACGGCTGGACCCGCGAGGAGGTGGACAAGAGGCTGCACATCATTATGAAGAGCATCCACCAGGCCTGCGTGGAGACCGCGGAGCGTTTCGGCTGCCCCGGGAACTACGTGAGCGGGGCCAACATCGCCGGTTTCCTGAAGGTGGCCGACTCCATGATGGACCAGGGCTTGGTCTGAAAACGGCCTGCCCCATGGGCGCGCCCGCCGGGCCCGGCCCGCCTCCCCCCGGCCGGTTCCACGACTTCCAGGACCTGATGCACCACCGCATCATGGATATCCTCCTGGTGGCGAGCCCCTACGACACCTTCCTCCTCGAAGAGGCCGGCCAGCTCAGCGAGCGGATGCTGGGGGAGTTCCGGAACCTGGACCTCCACTACGGCCCGGGCCTCACGGGAGCGGCGAACGGCGCGGAGGCCCTAGACCTCATCCGGAAGCAGCCCCGCCGCTTCGATCTCATCATCACCACCGCCCACGTTGGCGACATGACGGCGGTGGAGCTGGCCCGGCGGGTCAAGGCCGAGGGGCTGGACGCGCCCATCGTCCTCCTCGCCTGGGACACCCATGAGCTCGGCGAGCCCGGGACCGCGGCCGGCAGCGTCAACCTCGACCGTCCTTTTCTTTGGCAAGGCGACGCCCGGCTCCTGGTGGGCATCGTCAAGTATCTGGAGGACAAGCTGAACGTTGCCCACGACACGAGGGCGGTGGGGGTGCAGGTGATCATCCTCATCGAGGACAACGTCCGCTACTACTCCTCTTTCCTGCCCGCCATCTACAACGAGCTCCTGCACCACTCGCAGCGGGTGATCGCGGAGGGGCTCAACCTCTCCCAGAAGATCCTGCGCATGCGGGCGCGCCCGAAGATCCTGCTCTGCGGCACCTACGAAGAGGCTTGGGCCGCCTTCACCTCCTACGAAGAGGAGGTGCTGGGCGTCATCTCGGATATCGAGTTCCCGAGGGGGGGCCGCCGCTCGCCCGAGGCGGGGGTGGACTTCGCGCGCCGGGTGCGCGAGCCCTACCCCGACATCCCTGTCATCCTGCAGTCCTCGCGCGCGGAGAACGAGGCCCTGGCCCGGTCCCTGGGGGCAGCCTTCCTGCTCAAGGGTTCGCCCGTCCTCCTCAACGACCTCCGCCGCTACATGCTCCAGGATTTCGGCTTTGGGGACTTCGTGTTCCGCACTCCGGAGGGCACCGAGGTGGACCGCGCCTCGGATCTCCGGAGCCTGGAGGAGAAGCTGGGCACGGTCCTAGAGGAATCGGTCGTCTACCACGCGGCCCGGAACCACTTCTCCAAGTGGCTCAAGGCGCGGACGGAGTTTGCGCTGGCCCACGAGCTGCGGCCGCGCAAGATCTCCGACTTCGCTACCGGGGAGGAGCTGCGCCAGAGCCTGATTCGCTCCATTGCCGATTACCGGCGAGCCCAGGCCCAGTCCACGGTGGCGGACTTCGAGCGCGGGAGCTTCGACACTAGCGGCGACTTCTACCGCATCGGAGGAGGGTCCCTGGGGGGTAAGGCGCGCGGGCTGGCCTTCGTGCGCCGGCTCCTGGACCAGCACGGCGTGCGCGACCGCTTCCCCGGGGTCCGGGTGTCGGTGCCCCCGGCGGTGGTCGTGGCTACCGACGTCTTCGACCGCTTCCTGGAGGAGAACAGCCTGCGGGATTTCGCGGTGGAATCGGGGAATGATGCCGAGGTCGAGCGGCGTTTCGTGGACGCACCCTTCCCGGAGGAGGCCGCCCAGGATCTGGCCGCGTTCCTGGAGAAGGTGCGCTATCCCCTAGCCGTGCGCTCCTCCAGCATCCTCGAAGACTCCCAGCACCAGCCCTTCACCGGCGTCTACGAGACGCTGATGCTGCCCAACAACGCCTGGAGCCTGGCCGAGCGTCTCGGCCAGGTCCTGGACGCGGTGAAGCGCGTTTTCGCCTCCACCTTCTCCCAGCACGCCCAGGGCTACATCCGCGCCACCCCTTACCGGATAGAGGAGGAGAAGATGGCGGTTATCCTCCAGAAGATCGTGGGCTCCGCCTGTGGCCCGCGCTTTTATCCTGACTTCTCGGGGGTGGCCCGGTCGCACAACTTCTACCCGGTTCCACCCCTCACCGCCGAGGACGGCATCGTGGCCGTGGCCCTGGGCCTGGGGAAGGGAATCGCGGAGGGGGGCGCCTGCCTGCGCTTCTGCCCGCGTTACCCGCGCCATGTCCCCCAGTTCTCCTCCGTCTCCGACATGCTCGAGAGCTCGCAGCGCGAGTTCTGGGCGGTGGCCCTGGAGGGGGAATCAGGGGAAGAGAACATGCACGAGGTCTCCTTTGGCTTGGAGGTTGCGGAGGCGGATGGGACGCTGGCTTCGGTGGGGTCCACCTACTCGCCGGAGAATGACGCCGTGTATGACGGGCTGTCC is a genomic window of Vicinamibacteria bacterium containing:
- a CDS encoding PEP/pyruvate-binding domain-containing protein translates to MGAPAGPGPPPPGRFHDFQDLMHHRIMDILLVASPYDTFLLEEAGQLSERMLGEFRNLDLHYGPGLTGAANGAEALDLIRKQPRRFDLIITTAHVGDMTAVELARRVKAEGLDAPIVLLAWDTHELGEPGTAAGSVNLDRPFLWQGDARLLVGIVKYLEDKLNVAHDTRAVGVQVIILIEDNVRYYSSFLPAIYNELLHHSQRVIAEGLNLSQKILRMRARPKILLCGTYEEAWAAFTSYEEEVLGVISDIEFPRGGRRSPEAGVDFARRVREPYPDIPVILQSSRAENEALARSLGAAFLLKGSPVLLNDLRRYMLQDFGFGDFVFRTPEGTEVDRASDLRSLEEKLGTVLEESVVYHAARNHFSKWLKARTEFALAHELRPRKISDFATGEELRQSLIRSIADYRRAQAQSTVADFERGSFDTSGDFYRIGGGSLGGKARGLAFVRRLLDQHGVRDRFPGVRVSVPPAVVVATDVFDRFLEENSLRDFAVESGNDAEVERRFVDAPFPEEAAQDLAAFLEKVRYPLAVRSSSILEDSQHQPFTGVYETLMLPNNAWSLAERLGQVLDAVKRVFASTFSQHAQGYIRATPYRIEEEKMAVILQKIVGSACGPRFYPDFSGVARSHNFYPVPPLTAEDGIVAVALGLGKGIAEGGACLRFCPRYPRHVPQFSSVSDMLESSQREFWAVALEGESGEENMHEVSFGLEVAEADGTLASVGSTYSPENDAVYDGLSRHGVRMVTFAPVLKHALFPLAEVLDVIMGLGAAGMGNPVEIEFAVNLRPPPGQPREFGFLQMRPLALSRETEELELGEVREEAVLCRSRRVLGNGRIEGIRDLVVVDFQRFERARSREAASEVGRLNAELLDHRTPYLLIGVGRWGSRDPWLGIPVTWDQVSGAQTIVEAGLRDLKVTPSQGTHFFQNLTSFNVGYFTVNPESGDGFLDWDWLDAQPALSQASHVRHLRLAQPILVKMNGRRNEGLILKPSV